TGCCTATACTCGTCATTGGATTCACTCAAAAGGGGAACAAGGTTTAATTTTGCTCAGTCTTGAGCCGTCTTTTCTAACACGGTCTGTTCCTAACTCTATTGATGCCAACGATATTGAATTGTTGCCACATTTTGCCCAAACAGATCCACTCATTCATCAGATTGGATTGTCCCTTAAAACTGCCTTGCAAACTGATTCAGCAGGTAGTAGATTTTATGCAGAGGCATTAGGCGTTGCTCTTGTTGCTCACTTATTACAGTTCTACACAACTCAAAAATACAAAATTCAAGACACTACAGAGTCGATTGAAGACGTAAGAATTAAACAAGCGAAGGAATATATTCACGCTCATTTAGTTGAGGAGTTATCGCTAGAGGCGATCGCAACAACTGTAGGCATGAGTCAGTACCATTTTTCTCGAATATTCAAACAAGTGACAGGAGTAACCTTG
The DNA window shown above is from Chroococcidiopsis sp. SAG 2025 and carries:
- a CDS encoding AraC family transcriptional regulator — translated: MAANKTIAVNFSQSAATSQVLSQPNLFSSHQADWNGIYLEYHNSPLHETPEHYPTQHVVAIQTKGVVEAERKLAARFKQEQIRAGDVCVVPAYTRHWIHSKGEQGLILLSLEPSFLTRSVPNSIDANDIELLPHFAQTDPLIHQIGLSLKTALQTDSAGSRFYAEALGVALVAHLLQFYTTQKYKIQDTTESIEDVRIKQAKEYIHAHLVEELSLEAIATTVGMSQYHFSRIFKQVTGVTLWQYVVQQRVELAKRLLAQPGQSIVEVSNHLGFSSQGQFTNFFRKHTGITPTQYKQKL